The Pygocentrus nattereri isolate fPygNat1 chromosome 17, fPygNat1.pri, whole genome shotgun sequence genome window below encodes:
- the appbp2 gene encoding amyloid protein-binding protein 2, with protein MAAVELEWIPETLYNTAISAVVDNYSRSRRDIRSLPENIQFDVYYKLYQQGRLCQLGGEFCELEVFAKVLRASDKRHLLHHCFQALMDHGVKVASILANSFSRRCSYIAESDAHVKEKAIQFGFVLGGFLSDAGWYGDAEKVFLSCLQLCTLHDEVLHWYRAVECCVRLLHVRNGNCKYHLGEETFKLAQSYMDKLAKHGHHANKAALYGELCALLFAKSHYDEAYRWCIEAMREITVGLPVKVVVDVLRQASKACVVKREFRKAEQLIKHAVFLAREHFGHKHPKYSDTLLDYGFYLLNVDNICQSVAIYQTALDIRQSVFGGKNIHVATAHEDLAYSSYVHQYSSGKFENALFHAERAIDIITHILPEDHLLLASSKRVKALILEEIAIDCHNKETEERLLQEAHDLHLSSLQLAKKAFGEFNVQTAKHYGNLGRLYQSMRKFKEAEEMHIKAIQIKEQLLGQEDYEVALSVGHLASLYNYDMNQYDDAERLYLRSIAIGKKLFGEGYSGLEYDYRGLIKLYNSVGNYEKVFEYHNILSNWNRLRDRQFAVADALEDVNTSPQATDEVVQSFLLSHSHAAGRSCMG; from the exons ATGGCCGCTGTGGAGCTCGAGTGGATCCCTGAGACGCTGTACAACACCGCGAtatcagcagtggtggacaactACAGCCGGTCGCGGCGGGACATACGGTCTCTACCAGAAAATATTCAGTTCGATGTCTACTACAAG ctttaccAGCAAGGCCGGCTTTGCCAGCTGGGAGGGGAGTTCTGTGAGCTTGAGGTCTTTGCCAAAGTCCTGCGAGCCTCTGACAAAAG ACACCTCCTGCATCACTGTTTCCAAGCTCTGATGGACCATGGTGTTAAAGTTGCTTCAATCTTGGCAAACTCCTTCAGTCGTAGATGCTCATACATTGCAGAGTCAGATGCTCATGTTAAAGAGAAAGCTATCCAGTTTGGCTTTGTTCTAG GTGGTTTTCTGTCAGATGCTGGCTGGTATGGAGATGCAGAGAAAGTCTTTCTCTCGTGTCTGCAGTTGTGTACATTGCATGATGAAGTTCTGCACTGGTATCGTGCAGTGGAGTGCTGTGTGAG gttGCTTCATGTACGTAATGGCAACTGCAAATATCACCTGGGAGAGGAGACCTTTAAACTGGCTCAGTCTTACATGGACAAGCTAGCCAAACATGGCCATCACGCTAACAAGGCTGCCCTTTATGGAGAACTCTGTGCTCTTCTCTTTGCCAAAAGCCACTATGATGAG GCATACCGGTGGTGTATAGAGGCCATGAGGGAGATCACAGTCGGCCTACCTGTGAAAGTAGTGGTTGATGTTCTGAGACAAGCCTCTAAG GCATGTGTTGTTAAACGGGAGTTCAGGAAGGCTGAACAGCTGATAAAACATGCAGTATTTCTTGCACG agAACATTTTGGACACAAGCACCCCAAATATTCAGATACCCTGCTAGATTATGGATTTTATCTACTAAATGTGGATAACATCTGCCAGTCTGTTGCCATATATCAG ACTGCCCTTGATATTCGGCAGTCTGTATTTGGAGGGAAGAATATTCACGTGGCCACAGCACATGAAGACTTGGCGTACTCCTCTTATGTGCACCAGTACAGCTCCGGTAAATTTGAGAATGCACT ATTTCACGCAGAACGTGCCATAGACATCATAACTCACATTCTCCCAGAGGACCATCTGCTGCTGGCCTCCTCCAAGAGGGTGAAAG CCCTGATCCTGGAAGAGATTGCCATTGATTGCCATAATAAAGAGACAGAAGAGCGCCTCCTGCAGGAAGCCCATGACCTGCACCTCTCCTCCCTCCAGCTGGCCAAAAAAGCCTTCGGAGAGTTCAATGTCCAGACAGCAAAACATTATGGCAACCTAGGCCGCCTCTACCAATCCATGCGCAAATTTAAG GAGGCTGAGGAAATGCACATTAAGGCTATCCAGATCAAAGAGCAACTGCTGGGGCAGGAGGACTACGAAGTAGCTCTGTCTGTGGGGCACCTGGCCTCTCTCTACAACTATGACATGAACCAATATGACGACGCTGAGCGCCTCTACCTGCGATCCATTGCCATTG GTAAAAAGCTGTTTGGGGAAGGCTACAGTGGACTTGAGTATGATTATAGAGGCCTCATCAAGCTTTACAACTCGGTGGGCAACTATGA